The following are encoded together in the Anoplopoma fimbria isolate UVic2021 breed Golden Eagle Sablefish chromosome 9, Afim_UVic_2022, whole genome shotgun sequence genome:
- the LOC129095280 gene encoding adhesion G protein-coupled receptor L1-like, translated as MAVSLWFLGVCALTLAHVAPSDQAMSRAAMPFGLLRRELACEGYPIELRCPGSDVVMVETANYGRTDDKICDADPFQMENTQCYLPDALKIMAQRCNNRTQCVVVAGVDVFPDPCPGTYKYLEIQYECVPYKVDQKVFVCPGSLLSVQPASSLLEAEHQSGAWCKDPLQAGDRLYVMPWTPYRTEVLYEYASWDDYRQNRVTTTYKLPSRVDGTGFVVYDGAVFYNKERTRNLVKYDLRTRIKSGEAVVVNANYHDTSPYRWGGKSDIDLAVDENGLWVIYSTEANNGHIVVSQVNPYTLRFEGTWATGFDKRGASNAFMACGVLYAVRSVFQDDEGQAEGRVGSDMVVYAYDTSRGQELPVQIPFPNPYQYISSIDYNPRDNQLYVWNNYYVLRYPLQFTPPPPTKGPLSSLMTTVRSYTATVSLTPVRPSASHPIGVINRGPFDQRPITAMVPLTPRPPLRVPLAPGGPGQVGGCEGRVARGVQWPPTLKGETVERPCPKGSLGIASYQCMQSPVGWSSRGPDLSNCTSPWVSQIAQKIKSGENAANIAGELVNLTRGRIYAGDVSMSVKLIEQLLDILDSQLQALRPANKESAARNYNKLQKRERTCRAYVQAVVQTVDNLLGPEALVSWADMSSVDQSRSASLLLDAVEKGAFLLANNLYEGRFSDRAPNVDLEVYVLNTEADIQDLTFPHSYDSDSILQISALALQQYSNNGQVKLVLSLYKNLGSFLTTQNSTMRLGLGLGQGSEARRRSLVVNSHVISASVHRGSNRVYLSEPVIFTLRHLQLENHFGPNCSFWNGTGVSGSGRWSTQGCRLLHTNNTHTTCACNHLSSYAVLMTYQQPAFGVGVEELLVYVVSWVGISVALVCLATCLTTLCCQGAPWHTDHSTIHCNLWANLLITELLFLVGANKTQYTIVCSIIAGLLHFSLLSVFCWLCLEAVELYLLQREVFEGRNSRRKYFYLCGYSIPSLVVAVSAAIDFRGYGSKTACWLRTDNYFIWSFLGPVGVVITLNLVVLVMTLHKMHSTAALKPDSSRHDNLRAWAVGSLTLLFLQSVTWSSGLMFLCAPSLLLAYLFSSLNTAQGLLITILHCTLARKGQKDYGRCLRLSQCCVTSSSSSPDSVKGAALRSNSRYTSSQSRRATANRQSRIRRMWNDTVRRQTESSFIAADVNNTPTLNRAALGNHFLTNPVLQTHAGASPYDTMLAQGYNQPFTSTVGTFRNKQKGGVSQSQESCGLDSVCLNGGYTPNTFTLHGLGTTPGSRAGVVGSTDLLREGGVGMGGDDISPALLTPHGATDLSGGAGMRRNLSDAAALEKMIISELVQSNLRPSVAMPVPPERYGSLARPQHHDRAALTHTATLTRHAQPPQEGWAATMQPNARHNAQEPWAHTRHHTQDAAETHSATRGQDHATTPRLQDGWSHSRVSGDSESHELLKDGDRSLQGTLSRRGLQDRQQARPPDVQARPYSTLSRTPGTLSRHRGTVEPSVGTDRDRERDRERYRDRPLPPPPPPPPQESESMYKALEEPLLMKQREAGVEAWRSGQDREKDETFLLKRDEMMDDWRGGNERGRDESFTSQTRDEEMEEWRAGMERGREESHLLEKRSGRMEVWRGETDQEETFITQKKEFGIDGWRGGMDREKDESLFLKDRDGWRAGIERENEKQKDRALDVWRGGMDVDRDESFLFESKDGGLDGRKRGKERGSLRYHGEREDSDSFALPLTPDLDLDPDSSPIYARDSNPSPLYPGDRRSPPLSIFPRSSPPTNIFAPRDASSPPNNLYSRHSPQVYSRSSSPPRFYTRNSPPTLSYPDSSPEGPEEISSPTGPPQRPALELPYSLGRPPLGPRPNHLQTFYQPPPLASNGEAYTPEPTSDGDDGQMQRVTSL; from the exons GTGTAACAACAGGACTCAGTGTGTGGTGGTTGCAGGGGTCGACGTCTTCCCAGACCCCTGTCCTGGAACATACAAGTACCTGGAGATCCAGTACGAGTGCGTCCCTTACA AAGTGGACCAAAAAG TTTTCGTGTGTCCTGGCTCTCTGCTCAGCGTCCAGCCGGCCTCCTCTCTCCTGGAGGCGGAGCATCAGTCGGGGGCATGGTGTAAGGACCCACTGCAGGCTGGAGACAGGCTTTACGTCATGCCGTGGACGCCATATAGGACCGAGGTGCTTTATGAGTACGCCTCCTGGGACGACTACCGCCAGAACAGAGTCACCACCACATATAA GTTGCCTAGCCGCGTGGACGGTACCGGCTTTGTGGTGTATGACGGCGCCGTGTTTTACAACAAGGAGCGAACGCGCAATCTGGTCAAATATGACCTGCGGACGCGCATCAAGAGCGGCGAGGCGGTGGTGGTCAATGCCAACTATCACGACACCTCGCCTTACCGCTGGGGAGGGAAGTCAGACATTGATCTGGCGGTGGACGAGAACGGCCTGTGGGTGATCTACTCTACTGAAGCCAATAATGGACACATCGTGGTCAGCCAG GTGAACCCATATACCCTGCGTTTTGAAGGCACGTGGGCCACCGGCTTTGACAAACGCGGGGCGAGCAACGCCTTCATGGCCTGCGGCGTGCTCTACGCCGTGCGCTCCGTCTTCCAGGATGATGAGGGGCAGGCAGAAGGTCGAGTGGGCAGCGACATGGTGGTTTATGCCTACGACACCAGCCGAGGACAGGAGCTGCCCGTTCAGATACCGTTCCCCAACCCTTACCAGTACATCTCCTCCATAGACTACAACCCCAGAGACAACCAGCTGTATGTGTGGAACAACTACTACGTGCTGAGATACCCGCTACAGTTTACACCGCCACCGCCTACTAAAG GTCCTCTCTCGTCTCTGATGACGACGGTCCGCTCCTACACGGCCACTGTCTCGTTGACCCCAGTGCGGCCGTCGGCCTCTCACCCCATTGGCGTCATCAACCGAGGACCCTTTGACCAGCGGCCGATCACAGCCATGGTCCCCCTGACCCCACGTCCACCTCTGCGTGTCCCTTTGGCTCCTGGGGGCCCCGGTCAGGTGGGCGGATGTGAGGGCCGGGTGGCACGAGGGGTGCAGTGGCCGCCCACGCTGAAGGGCGAGACGGTGGAGAGGCCATGCCCGAAAGGTTCACTAG gtaTAGCCTCCTATCAGTGCATGCAGTCTCCGGTGGGCTGGAGCTCCAGAGGGCCTGACCTTTCCAACTGCACCTCTCCCTGGGTCAGCCAAATTGCACAGAAG ATTAAGAGCGGAGAGAACGCGGCCAACATCGCTGGGGAGTTGGTCAACTTGACCCGGGGGCGGATCTACGCTGGTGATGTCAGCATGTCTGTCAAGCTAATTGAACAGCTATTGGACATCCTGGACTCGCAGCTCCAGGCCTTGAGACCGGCCAATAAAGAGTCAGCAGCGCGCAATTATAACAAG cTGCAGAAGAGGGAACGCACATGCAGAGCTTATGTTCAG gCGGTCGTACAGACGGTTGATAACTTGTTGGGTCCTGAGGCTTTGGTGTCCTGGGCGGATATGAGCAGTGTCGACCAGTCACGCTCAGCATCGCTGCTATTAGACGCAGTAGAGAAAGGAGCTTTTCTACTGGCAAACAATCTTTATGAAGGCCGCTTCAGTGACAGGGCACCAAATGTTG ATCTGGAGGTGTACGTACTAAATACAGAGGCAGACATACAGGATCTGACGTTCCCTCACTCCTACGACAGCGACAGCATCTTGCAGATATCAGCGCTGGCTCTGCAACAGTACAGCAACAACG GCCAGGTGAAGCTGGTCCTCTCTCTCTATAAGAACCTGGGATCCTTCCTGACTACCCAGAACTCAACTATGCGGCTCGGTTTGGGGCTGGGCCAGGGATCGGAGGCCCGGCGTAGGAGCCTGGTGGTCAACTCCCATGTCATCTCCGCCTCTGTGCACAGAGGATCCAACAGAGTGTATCTCTCCGAGCCAGTGATCTTCACTCTCAGGCACCTGCAG CTGGAGAACCACTTTGGCCCCAACTGCTCTTTCTGGAACGGAACCGGGGTTTCTGGGAGCGGCCGGTGGTCTACACAGGGCTGCCGTCTGTTACacaccaacaacacacacactacctgCGCCTGCAACCACCTGTCCAGCTACGCCGTCCTCATGACATATCAGCAACCTGCT TTTGGCGTCGGTGTAGAAGAGCTTCTCGTCTATGTGGTTTCCTGGGTTGGCATCTCTGTGGCGCTGGTGTGTTTGGCCACCTGCCTTACAACCCTGTGCTGCCAGGGGGCGCCGTGGCACACAGACCACAGCACCATCCACTGCAACCTGTGGGCCAACCTGCTCATCACTGAACTGCTCTTCCTTGTCGGTGCCAACAAGACGCAGTATACA ATTGTGTGCTCCATCATTGCTGGCCTGCTGCACTTCTCACTGCTGTCAGTGTTTTGCTGGTTGTGTCTGGAGGCGGTGGAACTGTACTTGCTGCAGCGGGAGGTATTCGAGGGACGTAACTCCAGGAGGAAGTATTTCTACCTGTGTGGCTACTCTATTCCCAGCCTGGTGGTGGCTGTCTCCGCAGCCATAGACTTCAGAGGCTACGGCTCAAAAACTGC atgttgGCTGCGAACAGACAATTACTTCATCTGGAGTTTCCTCGGACCAGTTGGTGTCGTTATTACT TTAAACCTGGTTGTCCTGGTGATGACCTTACATAAGATGCACAGCACTGCTGCTTTGAAGCCAGACTCCAGTCGCCATGACAACCTGAG GGCGTGGGCGGTGGGCTCCCTGACGCTGCTCTTCCTGCAGAGTGTCACCTGGTCCTCAGGCCTGATGTTCCTGTGTGCTCCGTCCCTCCTGCTGGCTtacctcttctcctccctcaaCACCGCCCAGGGCCTCCTCATCACCATACTGCACTGCACCCTTGCCAGGAAG GGTCAGAAGGACTACGGCCGTTGCCTGCGCCTCTCCCAGTGCTGCGTaacttcctcctccagctctccggACTCGGTGAAGGGTGCTGCACTGCGATCCAACAGCCGATACACCAGCAGCCAGAGTCGGAGGGCTACAGCTAACAGACAG AGTCGTATCAGGAGAATGTGGAATGACACCGTTCGCAGACAGACTGAATCGTCTTTTATCGCTGCAGACGTTAACAACACACCTACTCTTAACCGAG CTGCTTTGGGGAATCACTTCCTGACTAATCCGGTGCTGCAGACTCATGCTGGAGCCTCTCCTTATGACACGATGTTGGCCCAGGGGTACAACCAACCCTTCACCTCCACAG TAGGAACCTTCAGAAACAAGCAGA AAGGTGGAGTGTCCCAGAGCCAGGAGTCCTGTGGGTTGGACAGCGTGTGTCTCAATGGAGGCTACACCCCCAACACCTTCACCCTGCACGGTCTGGGAACCACACCCGGGTCCCGAGCTGGAGTGGTGGGCAGCACTGACCTTCTACGAGAGGGAGGAGTTGGGATGGGAGGCGACGACATCTCCCCAGCCCTCCTCACCCCCCACGGGGCCACAGATCTGAGCGGCGGTGCTGGAATGCGTCGTAACCTGTCTGACGCAGCGGCGCTGGAAAAGATGATCATCTCAGAGCTGGTGCAGAGCAACCTGAGGCCCTCGGTCGCCATGCCGGTTCCTCCTGAGCGCTACGGAAGCCTGGCGCGGCCTCAGCACCACGACAGGGCagccctcacacacactgcCACTTTGACTCGACACGCACAGCCGCCCCAAGAGGGCTGGGCTGCCACCATGCAGCCAAACGCACGGCACAATGCACAAGAGCCCTGGGCGCACACGCGGCACCACACACAAGACGCTGCTGAGACACATTCCGCAACACGTGGACAAGATCACGCCACGACGCCGCGCTTACAGGATGGCTGGTCACACTCAAGGGTTTCTGGAGACTCTGAGTCCCACGAGCTGCTTAAAGACGGGGACAGGTCGCTGCAGGGCACTCTGAGTCGCCGCGGGCTCCAGGACAGGCAGCAGGCGCGCCCTCCTGATGTTCAGGCACGGCCCTACTCCACCCTCAGCCGCACACCGGGCACACTGTCACGTCACCGGGGCACTGTGGAGCCGAGCGTAGGGACCGACAGAGACCGAGAGAGGGACAGGGAGCGTTACCGGGACAGGCCcctcccgcctcctcctcctcctcctccacaggaGTCTGAGTCCATGTACAAGGCTCTGGAGGAGCCGCTGCTGATGAAACAGAGGGAGGCAGGTGTGGAGGCATGGAGAAGTGGccaagacagagagaaggacgAGACTTTTCTCTTAAAAAGAGACGAAATGATGGACGACTGGAGGGGAGGAAacgagagagggagggacgaATCTTTTACCTCTCAGACgagagatgaggagatggaggaaTGGAGAGCcgggatggagagagggagagaggaatcTCATCTGCTGGAGAAGAGAAGTGGAAGGATGGAGGTGTGGCGGGGGGAGACAGACCAGGAAGAGACTTTTATAACACAGAAGAAAGAGTTTGGGATTGACGGATGGAGAGGTGggatggacagagagaaagatgaatccttgtttttaaaggacagagatggatggagagcaGGGATTGAGCGAGAGAATGAGAAGCAGAAGGATAGAGCACTGGATGtgtggagaggagggatggatgtAGACAGGGACGAATCGTTCCTGTTCGAGAGCAAAGATGGCGGTCTGGAcgggaggaaaagagggaaagagagagggtcTCTTCGCTATCACGGCGAACGAGAGGATTCCGACAGCTTTGCTCTGcctttgacccctgaccttGACCTTGACCCTGACTCCTCACCTATCTACGCCCGGGATTCAAACCCCTCCCCTCTCTACCCCGGAGACCGCCGCTCGCCTCCACTCAGCATCTTCCCCCGAAGCTCTCCCCCGACGAACATCTTCGCTCCTCGAGACGCTAGCTCGCCTCCAAACAATCTGTACTCGCGCCACTCCCCTCAGGTGTACAGCCGAAGCAGCTCCCCTCCTCGCTTCTACACCCGCAACTCCCCTCCGACCCTCTCGTACCCGGACAGCAGCCCTGAAGGTCCCGAGGAGATCAGCAGCCCCACTGGCCCCCCCCAGCGGCCCGCCCTGGAACTGCCCTACAGCCTGGGGCGACCCCCGCTCGGCCCGCGGCCCAATCACCTGCAGACCTTCTACCAGCCGCCGCCGCTTGCGTCCAATGGAGAGGCGTACACGCCAGAGCCCACCTCGGATGGAGACGACGGACAGATGCAGCGGGTGACGAGCCTGTGA